One region of Streptomyces sp. NBC_00442 genomic DNA includes:
- a CDS encoding YihY/virulence factor BrkB family protein produces the protein MQPANETPERTSGRLHRARVVYRNVSKRKLGWLLLKDTVNSCVEYRILGLAAEAAFFTLLSLPPLLLSVIALLGYVDGWTSTHTVASIEQNILNAAGTVLSDRGVHEFAQPLLEDVTKGKRPDIVSIGFAIALWSGSRAVNVFIDTITVMYGLDGQRGIVKTRLLSLLLYIVALLIGAVVLPLAVVGPDRVVEWVPWGTDVISFLYWPTMILLSIAFLTTLFHVSVPVRSPWIEDVPGALVALAMWVLGSFLLRIYLTSTVEGPTIYGSLAAPIAVLLWIGISAFAVLVGAAVNAAIDRVWPSVATAAARAAGERARAAQAAELVARAHYFEPTLFDDGDEDGEEDADEGNDPGMPSEFPERWSKFLPPEDVKSRLHTVKKHEDKPAEKGPEKEPEKGPRDHEKSPRRHHHD, from the coding sequence GTGCAGCCAGCAAATGAAACACCCGAGCGGACATCCGGCCGCCTCCATCGGGCCCGCGTCGTCTACCGCAACGTCTCGAAGCGGAAATTGGGCTGGCTGCTCCTCAAGGACACCGTCAACTCCTGCGTCGAGTACCGGATCCTGGGCCTGGCCGCCGAGGCCGCGTTCTTCACCCTGCTCTCGCTGCCCCCGCTGCTGCTCAGCGTCATCGCGCTGCTCGGCTACGTGGACGGCTGGACCAGTACCCACACCGTCGCCAGCATCGAACAGAACATCCTCAACGCGGCCGGAACCGTTCTCTCCGACCGCGGCGTCCACGAGTTCGCGCAGCCGCTCCTCGAGGACGTCACCAAGGGCAAGCGCCCCGACATCGTCTCCATCGGCTTCGCGATCGCCCTGTGGTCGGGCTCGCGGGCCGTCAACGTCTTCATCGACACCATCACCGTGATGTACGGGCTCGACGGGCAGCGCGGCATCGTGAAGACCCGGCTGCTCTCCCTGCTGCTCTACATCGTGGCGCTGCTCATCGGCGCGGTCGTGCTGCCGCTCGCGGTGGTGGGTCCCGACCGGGTCGTGGAGTGGGTCCCGTGGGGCACGGACGTGATCAGCTTCCTGTACTGGCCCACGATGATCCTGCTCTCCATCGCCTTCCTCACCACGCTCTTCCACGTCTCGGTGCCGGTGCGCTCGCCCTGGATCGAGGACGTGCCGGGCGCCCTGGTGGCCCTCGCGATGTGGGTGCTCGGCTCGTTCCTGCTGCGGATCTACCTGACCAGTACGGTCGAGGGCCCCACCATCTACGGCTCGCTCGCGGCGCCCATCGCGGTGCTGCTCTGGATCGGCATCTCGGCGTTCGCGGTCCTGGTCGGCGCGGCCGTCAACGCGGCCATCGACCGGGTCTGGCCGTCGGTGGCCACGGCCGCGGCCCGCGCCGCGGGCGAACGGGCCCGTGCCGCCCAGGCCGCCGAGCTGGTGGCCCGCGCCCACTACTTCGAGCCGACGCTCTTCGACGACGGCGACGAGGACGGCGAGGAGGACGCGGACGAGGGCAACGATCCGGGCATGCCGTCCGAGTTCCCCGAACGCTGGTCGAAGTTCCTGCCCCCCGAGGACGTCAAGTCCCGGCTGCACACGGTGAAGAAGCACGAGGACAAGCCGGCGGAGAAGGGCCCCGAGAAGGAGCCCGAGAAGGGGCCTCGCGACCACGAGAAGTCCCCGCGCCGCCACCACCACGACTGA
- a CDS encoding helix-turn-helix domain-containing protein encodes METSTLDVARLAAMDSREATRLLQRVRAAALAGRRSTVVPRREIGESWRRALRSGLDPDGDSHPGLLPPAEVERRRRHSPLTQVLPVLRDALVSVADAAQHIMVVSDAEGRVLWREGHSSVLRLADTLGFEVGADWSEPAVGTNGVGTPLVTGRPVQVFSAEHFVAAHHTWTCAGSPVVDPRDGRLIGVVDISGPLATMHPATLSFVTSVTRLAAAELRAQHLLALERLRAVAAPVLCRVGGRALAVDANGWVAAVTGMPPKDRLALPAPLATGRVWLPSLGMCTVEPLPGGRLVQAVDGARGAPAARTLRVVLDLSRPRHCSVTVSGDAGSWAQGLSPRHAELLFVLALHREGRSAAQLAQDIFEDPTRTVTVRAEMSRLRRRLAEVLAHRPYRFGEDVRVEVVRPERAADLLPRSSSPAVRQARERQS; translated from the coding sequence GTGGAGACCAGCACGCTCGATGTGGCCCGGCTGGCCGCCATGGACTCCCGGGAGGCGACGCGGCTCCTGCAGCGCGTGCGCGCGGCCGCCCTCGCCGGCCGGCGCTCGACGGTCGTGCCGCGCAGGGAGATCGGCGAGTCCTGGCGACGGGCGCTGCGCAGCGGGCTCGACCCCGACGGCGACAGCCACCCGGGCCTGCTGCCGCCGGCCGAGGTCGAACGGCGCCGGCGCCACTCGCCGTTGACGCAGGTCCTGCCGGTCCTCAGGGACGCCTTGGTGTCGGTCGCCGACGCGGCGCAGCACATCATGGTCGTCTCGGACGCCGAGGGGAGGGTGTTGTGGCGCGAGGGCCACTCCTCGGTGCTGAGGCTGGCCGACACCCTGGGCTTCGAGGTGGGCGCCGACTGGAGCGAGCCGGCCGTCGGCACCAACGGGGTGGGCACGCCGCTCGTCACCGGGCGGCCGGTGCAGGTGTTCTCGGCCGAGCACTTCGTCGCCGCCCACCACACGTGGACCTGTGCGGGCTCGCCCGTCGTCGATCCGCGCGACGGGCGGCTGATCGGCGTGGTCGACATCAGCGGACCGCTCGCCACCATGCACCCGGCCACGCTGTCCTTCGTGACGTCGGTGACCCGGCTGGCCGCGGCCGAGCTGCGCGCCCAGCATCTGCTCGCCCTGGAACGCCTGCGCGCGGTCGCCGCGCCGGTGCTCTGCCGGGTCGGCGGGCGTGCGCTGGCCGTCGACGCCAACGGCTGGGTGGCCGCGGTGACCGGCATGCCGCCGAAGGACCGGCTCGCGCTGCCGGCGCCGTTGGCCACGGGCCGCGTGTGGCTTCCCTCGCTCGGCATGTGCACCGTCGAGCCGCTGCCGGGCGGCCGGCTCGTCCAGGCCGTCGACGGGGCCCGCGGCGCGCCGGCCGCGCGGACCCTGCGGGTGGTGCTCGACCTCAGCAGGCCGCGGCACTGCTCGGTGACGGTGTCGGGGGACGCGGGCAGCTGGGCCCAGGGGCTCAGCCCACGCCATGCCGAGCTCCTGTTCGTCCTCGCCCTGCACCGGGAGGGGCGCAGCGCCGCGCAGCTCGCGCAGGACATCTTCGAGGACCCGACGCGCACGGTGACGGTACGGGCCGAGATGTCGCGGCTGCGCCGCCGGCTCGCGGAGGTGCTCGCCCATCGCCCCTACCGTTTCGGCGAGGACGTGCGGGTGGAGGTGGTCCGGCCGGAGCGCGCCGCGGACCTGCTGCCCCGCTCCTCGTCGCCCGCCGTCAGACAGGCCCGGGAGCGGCAGTCCTGA
- a CDS encoding acyl-CoA dehydrogenase family protein, translating to MAATTHTVTNQAPPLVGYDVFTADRALGEAVERHTAPELVDEVREELAGLGRTAGSAQAQEWGVLANENPPKLRTHDRYGNRIDEVEFHPSWHRLLGKAVTSGLTDAWGRPAGHVRRAAGFLVWTQAEGGHGCPVSMTHAAVPALRTDPALAAEWEPRLTSHVYEQGLRPAAEKAGVLFGMGMTEKQGGSDVRANTTSAAPLSADGEYVLTGHKWFCSAPMSDGFLVLAQAPGGLTCFLVPRVLADGTRNAFAIQRLKDKLGNKSNASSEVEFDGTWARRVGEEGRGVRTIIEMVAATRLDCVIGSAAIMRQAVTQAVHHASYRSAFGGLLVDKPLMRNVLADLALESEAATTLALRLAAAYDADTEQERAFLRLAVPAAKYWVTKRCTPVAGEALECLGGNGYVEESGMPRLLREAPLNSIWEGSGNVQALDVLRALQREPQAINAFLQEVGTARGADHRLDAAIKDLLTELADLDGIEGRARRLVERMALVLQGSLLVRWAPPAVADAFCASRLGGDWGAAFGTLPHSLDLASVVERARAEA from the coding sequence ATGGCAGCCACCACCCACACAGTGACCAACCAGGCTCCGCCCCTGGTGGGGTACGACGTCTTCACCGCCGACCGGGCCCTTGGCGAGGCGGTCGAGCGGCACACCGCGCCGGAGCTCGTCGACGAGGTACGAGAGGAGCTCGCCGGTCTGGGAAGGACCGCGGGATCGGCCCAGGCCCAGGAATGGGGGGTGCTGGCCAACGAGAACCCGCCGAAGCTGCGCACCCACGACCGGTACGGCAATCGGATCGACGAGGTCGAGTTCCATCCGAGCTGGCACCGCCTGCTCGGCAAGGCCGTCACGTCGGGGCTCACCGACGCCTGGGGGCGCCCCGCCGGCCACGTGCGGCGCGCGGCCGGATTCCTGGTGTGGACCCAGGCGGAGGGCGGGCACGGCTGCCCGGTCTCCATGACGCACGCGGCGGTGCCGGCGCTGCGCACCGACCCGGCGCTCGCCGCCGAGTGGGAGCCGCGGCTCACCTCCCACGTGTACGAGCAGGGGCTGCGGCCCGCCGCCGAGAAGGCCGGCGTGCTTTTCGGCATGGGCATGACGGAGAAGCAGGGCGGCAGCGACGTACGGGCGAACACCACGTCCGCTGCGCCGCTTTCCGCCGACGGCGAGTACGTGCTGACCGGGCACAAGTGGTTCTGCTCGGCGCCGATGAGCGACGGGTTCCTGGTCCTGGCCCAGGCTCCGGGCGGCCTCACCTGCTTCCTGGTGCCGCGGGTGCTCGCCGACGGCACCCGCAACGCATTCGCGATCCAGCGGCTCAAGGACAAGCTGGGCAACAAGTCGAACGCGTCCAGCGAGGTCGAGTTCGACGGGACGTGGGCGCGCCGGGTCGGCGAGGAGGGGCGCGGGGTGCGCACCATCATCGAGATGGTGGCGGCGACGCGGCTCGACTGTGTGATCGGCTCGGCGGCGATCATGCGCCAGGCGGTGACGCAGGCCGTGCACCACGCCTCGTACCGCAGCGCGTTCGGCGGGCTGCTCGTCGACAAGCCGCTGATGCGCAACGTACTGGCCGATCTGGCCCTGGAGTCGGAGGCCGCCACGACGCTGGCGCTCCGCCTGGCGGCCGCCTACGACGCGGACACCGAGCAGGAGCGGGCGTTCCTGCGGCTCGCGGTGCCGGCCGCCAAGTACTGGGTCACCAAGCGGTGTACGCCGGTGGCGGGCGAGGCGCTGGAATGCCTGGGCGGCAACGGGTACGTGGAGGAGTCGGGGATGCCGCGGCTGCTGCGCGAGGCGCCGCTCAACTCGATCTGGGAGGGTTCGGGCAACGTCCAGGCGCTCGACGTCCTGCGGGCGCTCCAGCGCGAGCCGCAGGCGATCAACGCGTTCCTCCAGGAGGTCGGCACGGCGCGCGGCGCCGACCACCGCCTGGACGCGGCCATCAAGGACCTGCTGACCGAACTCGCCGATCTGGACGGCATCGAGGGGCGGGCGCGGCGCCTGGTGGAGCGGATGGCGCTGGTCCTCCAGGGGTCGCTGCTCGTGCGCTGGGCACCGCCCGCGGTCGCGGACGCGTTCTGTGCCTCGCGGCTCGGCGGCGACTGGGGTGCGGCCTTCGGGACACTGCCCCACTCGCTCGACCTGGCGTCGGTGGTGGAGCGGGCGCGCGCCGAGGCGTGA
- a CDS encoding ArsR/SmtB family transcription factor, whose protein sequence is MGAQVESWDAERAERAVGVLKAVADPSRYRLLWALSGAELPVSALAELLGAHVAATSQHLAKLRAAGLVTSRRDGTRIFYRAAGPGVRALLEEASVVALAVSPEPDERASSSLAETPAPVRAPRRTRAPRPATE, encoded by the coding sequence ATGGGAGCGCAAGTGGAGAGCTGGGACGCCGAGCGGGCCGAGCGGGCGGTCGGGGTGCTGAAGGCGGTGGCGGATCCGTCGCGGTACCGGCTTCTGTGGGCGCTGAGCGGGGCCGAACTGCCGGTCAGCGCGCTCGCCGAGCTCCTCGGCGCTCATGTCGCCGCCACCTCCCAGCACTTGGCCAAGCTGCGTGCGGCGGGGCTCGTCACCTCGCGCCGGGACGGTACGCGGATCTTCTACCGGGCGGCCGGACCGGGGGTGCGCGCCCTGCTGGAGGAGGCATCGGTCGTGGCGCTCGCCGTCTCCCCCGAGCCCGACGAACGGGCCTCCTCCTCCCTGGCCGAAACCCCCGCGCCAGTACGAGCACCCCGCAGGACAAGGGCCCCGCGCCCGGCGACCGAATGA
- a CDS encoding putative leader peptide, translating into MSGTGIALVSRRHVDLGRMSSAICPAR; encoded by the coding sequence ATGTCTGGAACTGGAATTGCCTTGGTGAGTCGGCGGCACGTCGACCTCGGCCGCATGTCCAGCGCCATCTGTCCGGCACGCTGA
- a CDS encoding GNAT family N-acetyltransferase, giving the protein MSTTVTIWSLEQTSAADLRPAAEPTGDITIVRAEVPSPEFSRFLYTAVGGDIMWTDRLGMTYAEWERALDRPGTETWVAYERGTPAGYVELEAQPGGTVEIVYFGLIPAFRGRRIGGHLLTHGVRRAWDLAGRWPGLPATERVWLHTCSLDGEHAMDNYLRRGFKLFDTKEEQAKDAAAPGPWPGAF; this is encoded by the coding sequence ATGAGTACCACCGTGACCATCTGGTCCCTGGAGCAGACCTCCGCCGCCGATCTGCGCCCGGCCGCCGAGCCGACGGGCGACATCACGATCGTGCGCGCCGAGGTCCCCTCGCCCGAGTTCAGCCGCTTCCTCTATACGGCGGTCGGTGGCGACATCATGTGGACCGACCGGCTCGGCATGACGTACGCCGAGTGGGAGCGAGCCCTGGACCGGCCGGGCACGGAGACCTGGGTCGCCTACGAGCGGGGCACCCCCGCGGGCTACGTCGAGCTGGAGGCGCAGCCCGGCGGCACCGTCGAGATCGTCTACTTCGGTCTGATCCCGGCCTTCCGCGGGCGGCGCATCGGCGGCCACCTCCTGACGCACGGGGTCCGGCGGGCCTGGGACCTGGCCGGGCGCTGGCCCGGTCTGCCCGCCACCGAGCGGGTGTGGCTGCACACCTGCTCGCTCGACGGCGAGCACGCCATGGACAACTACCTGCGGCGCGGTTTCAAGCTCTTCGACACGAAGGAGGAGCAGGCGAAGGACGCCGCCGCGCCGGGTCCTTGGCCCGGCGCTTTCTGA
- a CDS encoding ABC transporter ATP-binding protein, with protein MVLNTLRTLRGARRTTAPRAPRPVDGEILLETVGLTKAYAGADGELPVLGGIDLQVRAGEVVALLGKSGSGKSTLLRCLAGLVPPSSGTVSYRGSPLTGANPGTAMVFQTFALLPWLTVLQNVELGLEARGVAADARADAARQAIDLIGLDGFESAYPKELSGGMRQRVGFARALVVEPDVLMMDEPFSALDVLTAENLRGELMELWESGQFPTRAIVLVTHNIEEAVLMADRIVVLGSRPYGTIRETFEVGLDRPRDREAAAFDELIDRVYRTMTGRTKETSPPAVHAVRAARAPSAAGHPAGAGGVGVEGVDADRRTPANTPLPGASVDGLSGLAEMVAHRGGGCDLADLADDLGLEIDDVLPLVDALELLGFAAVGGDDLVLTDRGATFAGADVRRSKEIFADAAPDAPLIHLITTSLRQSPDGALRAGFFRDVLAHHYTSEQVARQLETATDWGRYGELYGYDAEREEYALDEGAGDAPPDA; from the coding sequence ATGGTTCTGAACACCCTTCGCACCCTGCGCGGCGCGCGGCGCACCACCGCCCCGAGGGCGCCCCGCCCCGTCGACGGCGAGATCCTGCTCGAAACGGTGGGCCTCACCAAGGCGTACGCCGGTGCCGACGGCGAGCTGCCCGTGCTCGGCGGCATCGACCTCCAGGTACGGGCCGGCGAAGTCGTCGCGCTGCTCGGCAAGTCGGGGTCGGGCAAGTCGACGCTGCTGCGCTGCCTGGCCGGGCTCGTGCCGCCGAGCTCCGGCACGGTCTCCTACCGAGGCTCCCCGCTGACCGGCGCCAACCCGGGCACCGCCATGGTGTTCCAGACCTTCGCGCTGCTGCCCTGGCTGACCGTGCTCCAGAACGTCGAACTCGGCCTCGAGGCACGGGGCGTGGCCGCCGACGCGCGGGCCGACGCGGCACGCCAGGCCATCGACCTGATCGGTCTCGACGGCTTCGAGTCGGCCTACCCCAAGGAGCTGTCCGGCGGCATGCGTCAGCGCGTCGGCTTCGCGCGGGCGCTGGTCGTCGAGCCGGACGTCCTGATGATGGACGAGCCGTTCTCCGCGCTCGACGTGCTGACCGCGGAGAACCTGCGCGGCGAGCTGATGGAGCTGTGGGAGTCGGGGCAGTTCCCGACCCGGGCGATCGTCCTGGTCACCCACAACATCGAGGAGGCCGTCCTGATGGCCGACCGGATCGTCGTGCTCGGATCGCGGCCGTACGGCACGATCCGCGAGACGTTCGAGGTGGGGCTCGACCGGCCGCGCGACCGCGAGGCGGCCGCCTTCGACGAGCTCATCGACCGTGTGTACCGCACGATGACGGGCCGCACGAAGGAGACGTCGCCGCCCGCCGTGCACGCCGTCCGGGCGGCGCGGGCGCCGTCCGCCGCCGGTCACCCCGCGGGGGCCGGGGGCGTCGGTGTCGAGGGCGTCGACGCGGACCGGCGCACCCCCGCGAACACGCCGCTTCCCGGTGCGAGCGTGGACGGACTGTCGGGGCTCGCCGAGATGGTCGCCCACCGCGGTGGCGGCTGCGACCTGGCCGACCTGGCCGACGATCTCGGCCTGGAGATCGACGACGTGCTGCCGCTGGTGGACGCCCTTGAGCTGCTCGGCTTCGCGGCCGTCGGCGGGGACGACCTGGTGCTGACCGACCGGGGCGCGACGTTCGCCGGCGCGGACGTGCGCCGCTCGAAGGAGATCTTCGCGGACGCCGCGCCGGACGCCCCGCTGATCCACCTGATCACGACCAGCCTCCGCCAGAGCCCCGACGGCGCCCTGCGTGCGGGCTTTTTCCGCGACGTTCTGGCCCACCACTACACGAGCGAACAGGTGGCGCGGCAACTGGAGACCGCGACGGACTGGGGCCGGTACGGGGAGCTGTACGGGTACGACGCGGAGCGGGAGGAGTACGCGCTGGACGAGGGCGCGGGCGATGCGCCCCCGGACGCGTGA
- a CDS encoding ABC transporter permease, giving the protein MSFRTSRPAPRPASRSAGRPARLSWVDAVIAAAVLVLFYVVLHVGHGTTVRFSTDQSIKVDTDPSQLPYDAARSLLRMFIALAASIVFTFVYALAAAKSRRLERVLIPALDILQSVPVLGFLTVAVSGFVALFPGSLLGLECASIFAIFTSQAWNMTFGFYHSLTSLPRELDELSRSFGFTRWMRFWQVELPSGMIGLVWNGMMSFGGGWFFLVASEAISVNNKDYALPGVGSYAGAAIADGDLGKVGWAILTMAVMVIGVNFLFWRPLTAWAEKFKNEQSEASEVQRSVVLGFLRRSHWPRLLGKLFRPVGRTLSRVGRIFGTDDRPLAVDPARRRTGDIVFAVVAGALILWGLFDLGRYLHDETGLGVFGEPLLLGLATLARVVVLVAAATVIWVPVGVRIGFSPRLTRIAQPVVQVLASFPANFLFPLAVWFFLKTGLSINIGGILLMALGAQWYILFNTIAGAMSIPSDLREAMDDLGVRGWQRWKRLILPGVFPAYVTGGITASGGAWNASIVAEVVTFGGTTLTATGLGAYIAQATASGDFPHLLAGVAVMSLYVVALNRLLWRRLYRLADTRFVL; this is encoded by the coding sequence ATGTCGTTCCGGACGAGCCGCCCCGCACCGCGGCCCGCCTCCCGTTCCGCCGGGCGCCCTGCCCGCCTGAGCTGGGTCGACGCGGTGATCGCGGCGGCCGTGCTCGTACTCTTCTACGTCGTGCTCCACGTGGGGCACGGGACCACGGTCCGCTTCTCCACCGATCAGTCGATCAAGGTCGACACCGATCCCTCCCAGCTGCCCTACGATGCGGCGCGTTCGCTGCTGCGCATGTTCATCGCGCTGGCCGCTTCGATCGTCTTCACGTTCGTCTACGCCCTGGCCGCCGCGAAGAGCAGGCGCCTCGAACGCGTCCTGATCCCGGCGCTCGACATCCTCCAGTCGGTGCCGGTGCTCGGCTTCCTGACGGTCGCCGTCAGCGGGTTCGTCGCCCTGTTCCCGGGCTCCCTCCTCGGCCTGGAGTGCGCCTCGATCTTCGCGATCTTCACCTCGCAGGCCTGGAACATGACGTTCGGCTTCTACCACTCCCTGACCTCGCTCCCCCGCGAACTCGACGAACTGTCAAGGTCGTTCGGCTTCACACGCTGGATGCGGTTCTGGCAGGTCGAGCTTCCGTCGGGAATGATCGGGCTCGTCTGGAACGGCATGATGAGCTTCGGCGGAGGCTGGTTCTTCCTCGTGGCCTCCGAGGCGATCAGCGTCAACAACAAGGACTACGCGCTGCCCGGCGTCGGTTCGTACGCGGGCGCCGCCATCGCCGACGGCGACCTCGGCAAGGTCGGCTGGGCCATCCTCACCATGGCCGTCATGGTCATCGGGGTGAACTTCCTCTTCTGGCGGCCGCTGACCGCGTGGGCCGAGAAGTTCAAGAACGAACAGTCGGAGGCGAGCGAGGTCCAGCGTTCGGTGGTGCTCGGCTTCCTGCGCCGCTCCCACTGGCCTCGGCTGCTGGGCAAGCTGTTCCGCCCGGTGGGGCGGACGCTGAGCCGCGTGGGCCGGATCTTCGGCACCGACGACCGGCCGCTCGCCGTCGACCCGGCCAGGCGGCGCACCGGCGACATCGTGTTCGCCGTCGTCGCGGGCGCCCTCATCCTGTGGGGCCTGTTCGACCTGGGCCGCTACCTCCACGACGAGACGGGCCTCGGCGTCTTCGGCGAACCACTGCTCCTCGGGCTCGCCACGCTCGCCCGGGTGGTGGTCCTGGTGGCCGCGGCCACCGTCATCTGGGTGCCGGTCGGCGTGAGGATCGGCTTCTCGCCGCGGCTGACCCGGATCGCCCAGCCCGTCGTACAGGTCCTCGCGAGCTTCCCCGCCAACTTCCTCTTCCCGCTGGCCGTCTGGTTCTTCCTGAAGACCGGCCTGTCGATCAACATCGGCGGCATCCTCCTGATGGCGCTCGGCGCCCAGTGGTACATCCTCTTCAACACCATCGCGGGCGCCATGTCGATCCCCAGCGATCTGCGCGAGGCCATGGACGACTTGGGCGTACGGGGCTGGCAGCGCTGGAAGCGGCTGATCCTGCCCGGCGTCTTCCCGGCGTACGTCACCGGCGGCATCACCGCGTCGGGCGGCGCCTGGAACGCCTCGATCGTCGCGGAGGTCGTCACCTTCGGCGGCACCACCCTGACGGCCACCGGCCTCGGCGCCTACATCGCGCAGGCCACGGCATCCGGCGATTTCCCGCACCTGCTCGCGGGCGTGGCGGTGATGAGCCTGTACGTCGTCGCTCTCAACCGCCTGCTGTGGCGCCGCCTGTACCGACTCGCCGACACCCGCTTCGTCCTCTGA
- a CDS encoding AraC family transcriptional regulator, with amino-acid sequence MYRERPSRLAGAVVWTRTMGDDDARPVLPDGCMDLLWCEGRLLVAGPDTRAHVPGAAPGTRYAGIRFAPGAGPAVLGVPAHEVRDSRVALDGIWSGAEVRLLAERIGEAAAPAAALEAVALAREPAPDPLIRAVADRIEAGWSVAATAADAGLGVRRLHRRCLDAFGYGPKTLARILRLQRALDLVRRGVPYAEAALAAGCADQAHLAREMRALAGMTLTDYAEAANRDTSVPSGSWTIA; translated from the coding sequence ATGTACCGAGAGCGGCCCTCACGGCTGGCCGGAGCGGTCGTGTGGACCCGGACCATGGGCGACGACGACGCGCGGCCCGTGCTCCCCGACGGCTGCATGGACCTGCTCTGGTGCGAAGGACGCCTCCTGGTGGCGGGCCCCGACACCCGCGCCCACGTGCCCGGTGCGGCCCCGGGCACGCGCTACGCCGGGATCCGGTTCGCGCCCGGCGCCGGGCCCGCCGTCCTCGGCGTGCCCGCACACGAGGTGCGTGACAGCAGGGTGGCGCTCGACGGGATCTGGTCCGGCGCCGAGGTGCGGCTGCTCGCCGAACGGATCGGGGAGGCGGCGGCCCCGGCGGCGGCCCTCGAAGCCGTGGCCCTGGCCAGGGAGCCCGCGCCCGACCCGCTGATCCGGGCCGTCGCCGACCGCATCGAGGCCGGATGGAGCGTGGCCGCCACGGCCGCGGACGCGGGCCTCGGCGTCCGCCGGCTGCACCGGCGCTGTCTGGACGCGTTCGGCTACGGGCCCAAGACGCTGGCCCGCATCCTGCGCCTCCAGCGCGCCCTCGACCTGGTACGGCGCGGCGTGCCGTACGCCGAGGCCGCGCTCGCCGCGGGCTGCGCCGATCAGGCCCACCTGGCACGCGAGATGCGGGCGCTGGCCGGGATGACCCTGACCGACTACGCCGAGGCGGCGAACAGGGACACCTCGGTGCCGTCCGGGTCGTGGACGATCGCGTAA
- a CDS encoding VOC family protein: protein MTPRLDAFGLVVADMAASLAFYRRLGLDLPADADTQPHVECTLPGGTRILWDTEDTVRSFDPAWTRPEGTGRAGLAFACATPAEVDAAYEALTAAGHHGHLKPWDAFWGQRYAIVHDPDGTEVSLFAASA from the coding sequence ATGACTCCACGACTCGACGCCTTCGGCCTTGTGGTGGCCGACATGGCCGCATCCCTCGCCTTCTACCGCCGTCTCGGCCTCGACCTCCCCGCCGACGCCGACACCCAGCCGCATGTGGAGTGCACGCTCCCTGGCGGCACCCGGATCCTGTGGGACACCGAGGACACCGTCCGCTCCTTCGACCCCGCCTGGACGCGCCCCGAGGGCACGGGCCGCGCGGGCCTCGCCTTCGCCTGCGCGACGCCCGCCGAGGTGGACGCGGCGTACGAGGCGCTGACCGCGGCGGGACACCACGGGCATCTCAAGCCCTGGGACGCGTTCTGGGGCCAGCGTTACGCGATCGTCCACGACCCGGACGGCACCGAGGTGTCCCTGTTCGCCGCCTCGGCGTAG